A window of Phycisphaerales bacterium contains these coding sequences:
- a CDS encoding sulfotransferase domain-containing protein — protein sequence MIECKAKPIVVCSFPRSGTHLTIDGLRHFFVDTYRRQGFGQAVHSLYMNLDRLDPAHPYPLTESKARAILGSCSKRVIIKTHCSVEIDQVGEAMREFAREIIDASDVVYVVRDVRPVMTSLMALRPLKFPDSPHEISAFLRTAMDGGEGPAANWARHVSGWLDRPGVHTIKFEAMREDYAKAISALGAELHLTSNRYPIRMFPKPRSMFENRVRRWLGVQNSSAIDNLRMAFETPDWKQVMTAADFELIRTQAGDAMRRVGYRM from the coding sequence ATGATCGAGTGCAAAGCGAAACCGATCGTCGTGTGTTCGTTTCCGCGATCGGGCACGCATCTCACGATCGACGGCCTTCGGCACTTTTTTGTTGACACCTACCGTCGGCAGGGCTTCGGCCAGGCGGTGCACAGCCTGTACATGAACCTCGACCGACTCGATCCGGCGCACCCGTACCCGCTCACCGAGAGCAAGGCTCGCGCGATTCTCGGCTCGTGTTCCAAGCGCGTCATCATCAAGACCCACTGCAGCGTGGAGATCGATCAGGTCGGCGAGGCGATGCGCGAGTTCGCCCGCGAGATCATCGACGCCTCGGATGTGGTGTACGTCGTGCGCGACGTGCGGCCGGTGATGACGTCGCTCATGGCGTTGCGGCCGCTGAAGTTTCCCGACTCGCCGCACGAAATCAGCGCATTTCTGCGCACCGCCATGGACGGCGGCGAAGGCCCGGCCGCGAACTGGGCTCGGCACGTAAGCGGCTGGCTCGATCGGCCCGGCGTGCACACGATCAAGTTCGAAGCGATGCGCGAAGACTACGCGAAAGCCATCAGCGCGCTGGGCGCCGAACTCCACCTGACGAGCAACCGGTACCCGATCCGGATGTTTCCCAAGCCGCGGTCGATGTTCGAGAATCGCGTGCGCCGCTGGCTGGGCGTGCAGAATTCATCCGCAATCGACAATCTGCGCATGGCCTTTGAAACGCCGGATTGGAAGCAGGTCATGACGGCGGCTGACTTTGAGTTGATCCGGACACAGGCTGGCGACGCGATGAGGCGGGTCGGGTACCGGATGTAA
- the murD gene encoding UDP-N-acetylmuramoyl-L-alanine--D-glutamate ligase, with amino-acid sequence MTGSRVTVMGLGHFGGGAGVTRWLVETRGCDVLLTDLAPPHELAESLESIRDLIEAGRVELRLGGHDERDFTEADLIVANPAVPRPWENRFLQAARRAGVPITTEIELLLGTLPSRERIIAVTGTAGKSTTTAMIHHALAARSSRSSAQVATSKAHLGGNIGGSLLGADVGPEDWVVLELSSAMLHWLGESASCSFAPRIAVVTNLSDNHIDWHGSLEHYRQSKQRLLAAQQPGDTAILGPGLKDWPTRPGVRRIDVDGEDQRLAPINLLVPGRHNRLNALVAAEACAAVGIALPDALRAIESFPGLPHRLQLVAATPDGRRFYNDSKCTTPAAAVLAVESFDDPSRIHLIVGGYDKKADLAPLAALGERVARLYAIGAVGQVLHDLAPPGSCLHCRTLEVAVSNAAMRLVAGDVLLLSPGCASWDQFTNFEQRGDLFTRLVRQRLET; translated from the coding sequence ATGACCGGATCGCGCGTGACCGTGATGGGCCTTGGGCACTTCGGCGGCGGCGCCGGCGTGACCCGGTGGCTTGTCGAAACGCGCGGCTGCGACGTGCTGCTCACCGATCTGGCGCCGCCTCATGAACTGGCCGAGTCGCTCGAATCGATTCGCGATCTGATCGAGGCCGGCCGCGTCGAGTTGCGCCTGGGCGGGCATGACGAGCGGGACTTCACCGAGGCGGATCTGATCGTGGCCAACCCTGCGGTGCCGCGACCCTGGGAAAATCGGTTTCTCCAGGCGGCGCGGCGTGCGGGCGTGCCGATCACCACGGAGATCGAACTGCTGCTTGGCACGCTGCCCAGTCGCGAGCGCATCATTGCCGTGACCGGCACCGCCGGAAAGAGCACGACCACGGCCATGATCCACCACGCCCTCGCCGCGCGATCTTCGCGCAGCAGCGCTCAGGTCGCCACCTCTAAAGCGCATCTCGGCGGCAACATCGGCGGCTCGCTGCTCGGCGCCGACGTCGGGCCGGAGGACTGGGTCGTTCTTGAACTCTCCAGCGCCATGCTGCACTGGCTGGGCGAGTCGGCTTCATGTTCGTTCGCTCCCCGAATTGCCGTCGTCACCAATCTGTCGGACAACCACATCGACTGGCACGGCTCGCTTGAGCACTATCGCCAGTCCAAGCAGCGCCTGCTCGCCGCACAGCAGCCCGGCGACACGGCGATACTCGGCCCTGGCTTGAAGGACTGGCCGACCCGGCCCGGCGTGCGGCGCATCGACGTCGATGGCGAAGATCAGCGGCTTGCGCCCATCAACCTGCTCGTTCCAGGACGGCACAATCGGCTCAATGCGCTCGTCGCCGCGGAGGCTTGTGCGGCTGTGGGAATCGCGCTGCCCGACGCTCTGCGCGCGATCGAATCCTTTCCCGGGTTGCCGCACCGGCTGCAACTGGTGGCGGCGACGCCCGACGGCCGGCGCTTCTACAACGACTCGAAATGCACGACGCCGGCGGCGGCCGTGCTCGCCGTCGAGTCCTTTGACGACCCTTCCCGCATTCACCTCATCGTCGGCGGGTACGACAAGAAGGCCGATCTCGCGCCGCTGGCGGCGCTGGGAGAGCGCGTGGCGCGCCTTTATGCCATCGGCGCCGTCGGGCAGGTTCTCCATGATCTCGCCCCGCCTGGCTCGTGCCTGCACTGCCGAACGCTCGAAGTGGCGGTGAGTAACGCGGCGATGCGCCTGGTGGCGGGCGACGTGCTGCTGCTCAGCCCCGGCTGCGCCAGTTGGGATCAGTTCACCAACTTCGAGCAGCGCGGCGACCTCTTCACCCGCCTCGTGCGCCAGCGACTTGAAACATAA
- a CDS encoding amidohydrolase family protein produces the protein MSRLARLGKLFCTISALLALAAPAMAQPDEPSNGPPPNVPRIHALVNARIIVAPGKVIESGTIVIRDGVIDYVGAGSDVPPEARLWDLSGKTVHAGFIDLSVPVKAPAALPDSPGLHWNSHVRAQFNATDATPLDKGTIEALHKIGFTAAQIVPDRGIFRGAAATIALREAGSDPIVHQPIGPQVIQFETGGWNSDEYPGSLIGAVALVRQTLIDAEWYRHCVEMYRLNPINIEAPAPADALYALRFVVRQRQQPVLFNTESELDLFRAARLSEEFDLNLMVRGSGAEYLRLGDVLETNLPIILPINFPKAPKIEAIEDADSIDLRTMMQWEQAPTNPRRLIQGGATVALTTDTLRSRDKFLENLRQAIKEGLTEDEALAALTTTPARMLLLDKVMGRIQQGAIAHLAVIEGTGELFGEDRTVTELWVSGDRIEMKAQAAVDPLGTWTVDFGGEIEQTINLLITGKKESPEVQLQIGENKTKAKAVSWRVERLSFVLPGHLFERSGWEQYSAIVEGGSMRGVTRTASGEETNWTATRQAPEENEQAEPAEPEQGDDEDAAEAPPEQPQGEAGEADEQAEKAKQDEYEKAPEDYPTPLGAFGLLEPQPRPAAVLVRHATVWTSAEAGILENMDVLVRDGRIAQIGRDLAAPADAVVIDATGKHLTAGLIDCHSHTGIDRGSINEGTQAITAEVRIEDAISPDDIDWYWQLAGGLTVVNQLHGSANPIGGQNSVVKIRWGQRAERFRFEGAKSGIKFALGENVKQANWGDNYTSRYPQSRMGVESLIRSAFLAARDYIDAWDRFNSGAATKAPAYPPRRDLELEALAEILKGDRLVHCHSYRQDEILMLIRVADEFGFRIGTFQHVLEGYKVASEIAEHGAGASCFSDWWAYKFEVYDAIPHDGAIMHNAGVVVSFNSDSDELARRMNTEAAKAVRYGGLDPAEALKFVTINPAIQLAIDDRVGSIEVGKDADFVIWSGPPLDTFTRCEQTWIDGRPMFTLESDAQLRQVAQSERQRLIQKILRQNLKDPEKTKDKGDKDGEEGEEPAPDHADDPGNDGPPRRSILAEIMRQRELRGYDPNTSRPGECGCGWHAIEGGQR, from the coding sequence ATGTCACGACTTGCGCGACTCGGGAAGCTTTTTTGCACCATTTCCGCCTTGCTGGCCTTGGCGGCGCCGGCGATGGCCCAGCCGGACGAGCCTTCCAACGGTCCGCCGCCCAACGTGCCGCGGATCCACGCGCTCGTCAACGCCAGGATTATCGTCGCGCCGGGAAAGGTGATCGAAAGCGGGACGATCGTCATCCGCGACGGGGTGATCGACTACGTCGGTGCGGGCAGCGACGTGCCGCCCGAAGCGCGCTTGTGGGACCTGAGCGGCAAGACGGTTCACGCCGGGTTCATCGATCTCTCGGTGCCAGTCAAAGCGCCCGCGGCGCTTCCGGATTCGCCCGGTCTGCACTGGAACAGCCACGTGCGCGCCCAGTTCAACGCAACGGACGCGACGCCGCTGGACAAGGGCACGATCGAGGCGCTGCACAAGATCGGCTTCACGGCGGCTCAGATCGTGCCCGACCGGGGCATCTTCCGCGGCGCCGCGGCGACGATCGCGCTGCGCGAGGCGGGAAGCGATCCGATCGTGCACCAGCCCATCGGGCCGCAGGTCATCCAGTTCGAAACAGGCGGGTGGAACAGCGATGAGTACCCCGGCTCGCTGATTGGCGCCGTCGCGCTGGTGCGTCAGACGCTCATCGACGCCGAGTGGTATCGCCACTGCGTCGAGATGTACCGGCTCAATCCCATAAACATCGAGGCGCCCGCCCCGGCCGATGCACTCTACGCGCTGCGGTTCGTCGTGCGCCAGCGCCAGCAGCCGGTGCTCTTCAACACGGAGAGCGAACTCGACCTCTTCCGCGCTGCGCGCCTCAGCGAAGAGTTTGACCTGAACCTGATGGTGCGCGGCAGCGGCGCCGAGTACCTGCGCCTGGGCGATGTGCTCGAAACGAACCTGCCCATCATTCTGCCCATCAACTTTCCCAAGGCACCCAAGATCGAAGCGATCGAGGATGCTGATTCGATCGACCTGCGCACGATGATGCAGTGGGAGCAGGCGCCGACGAACCCGCGCCGGCTCATCCAGGGCGGGGCGACGGTCGCGCTGACCACCGACACGCTCCGCAGCCGCGACAAGTTCCTCGAAAACCTGCGGCAGGCGATCAAGGAGGGCCTGACGGAGGACGAAGCGCTGGCAGCGCTCACGACCACTCCGGCGCGGATGCTGCTGCTTGACAAAGTCATGGGCCGTATCCAGCAGGGCGCCATCGCGCATCTGGCCGTCATCGAAGGAACCGGCGAACTCTTCGGCGAGGATCGCACGGTAACGGAACTGTGGGTGAGCGGCGACCGCATCGAGATGAAGGCCCAGGCGGCCGTCGATCCGCTGGGAACCTGGACGGTTGACTTCGGCGGAGAGATCGAGCAGACGATCAATCTGCTCATCACCGGCAAGAAAGAGTCGCCGGAGGTGCAACTGCAGATCGGCGAGAACAAAACCAAGGCCAAGGCGGTGTCGTGGCGCGTCGAGCGGCTGAGTTTCGTTCTGCCCGGGCACCTGTTCGAGCGCAGCGGCTGGGAGCAGTACTCGGCCATCGTCGAAGGCGGCTCGATGCGCGGTGTGACGCGCACGGCCTCGGGCGAGGAGACCAACTGGACCGCGACGCGACAGGCGCCCGAAGAAAACGAGCAGGCCGAGCCGGCAGAGCCTGAGCAGGGCGACGATGAAGACGCGGCCGAGGCGCCGCCGGAGCAGCCGCAAGGCGAAGCGGGAGAAGCCGACGAGCAGGCGGAGAAGGCCAAGCAGGACGAGTACGAAAAGGCGCCCGAGGACTATCCAACACCGTTGGGCGCCTTCGGCCTGCTCGAGCCGCAGCCGCGACCGGCCGCCGTACTCGTGCGCCACGCGACGGTCTGGACGAGCGCCGAAGCGGGCATCCTCGAGAACATGGATGTCCTCGTGCGCGATGGCAGGATCGCACAGATCGGCCGCGACCTCGCCGCGCCTGCCGACGCGGTCGTCATCGACGCGACGGGCAAGCATCTGACCGCCGGCCTGATCGACTGCCACTCGCACACCGGCATCGATCGCGGCAGCATCAACGAAGGCACGCAGGCCATCACCGCGGAGGTGCGCATCGAGGATGCGATCAGCCCGGATGACATCGACTGGTACTGGCAACTGGCCGGCGGCCTGACGGTCGTGAACCAGTTGCACGGCTCAGCCAATCCGATCGGCGGGCAGAACTCGGTCGTCAAGATCCGCTGGGGCCAGAGAGCTGAGCGCTTCCGCTTCGAGGGCGCCAAGTCGGGCATCAAGTTTGCGCTGGGCGAAAACGTCAAGCAGGCCAACTGGGGCGACAACTACACATCGCGCTACCCGCAGTCGCGCATGGGAGTCGAATCGCTCATCCGCAGCGCGTTTCTGGCGGCACGTGATTACATCGACGCGTGGGACCGGTTCAATTCGGGCGCCGCGACCAAGGCGCCCGCCTATCCGCCCCGGCGCGATCTCGAACTCGAAGCGCTCGCCGAGATTCTCAAGGGCGATCGCCTCGTTCACTGCCACTCGTACCGCCAGGACGAGATCCTCATGCTCATCCGCGTGGCCGACGAGTTCGGCTTCCGCATCGGCACGTTCCAGCACGTGCTCGAAGGCTACAAGGTCGCGAGCGAGATCGCCGAGCACGGCGCCGGCGCCTCGTGCTTCAGCGACTGGTGGGCGTACAAGTTTGAGGTGTACGACGCGATCCCGCACGACGGCGCCATCATGCACAACGCCGGCGTCGTGGTGAGTTTCAACTCCGATTCCGACGAACTCGCCCGCCGCATGAATACTGAAGCGGCCAAGGCGGTGCGCTACGGCGGCCTGGACCCGGCCGAGGCGCTCAAGTTCGTCACCATCAACCCGGCTATCCAGCTCGCCATCGATGATCGCGTCGGCTCGATCGAAGTGGGCAAGGACGCGGACTTTGTCATCTGGTCCGGTCCGCCGCTGGACACCTTTACGCGCTGCGAGCAGACGTGGATCGACGGTCGGCCGATGTTCACGCTCGAATCCGATGCGCAGTTGCGGCAGGTCGCCCAAAGCGAGCGCCAGCGACTGATCCAGAAGATCCTCCGCCAGAATCTCAAGGACCCGGAGAAGACGAAAGACAAAGGCGACAAGGACGGCGAGGAAGGTGAGGAGCCGGCGCCGGATCACGCGGACGACCCAGGCAACGACGGCCCGCCGCGGCGCAGCATTCTCGCTGAGATCATGCGCCAGCGCGAATTGCGCGGCTACGACCCCAACACTTCGCGCCCCGGCGAATGCGGCTGCGGCTGGCACGCCATCGAAGGAGGTCAGCGATGA
- the hflX gene encoding GTPase HflX translates to MTSISQEQLQARSLAERAVLVACHLPGSRFDARDPLGELRDLAETAGATVVGEAIQNRRTPDAGTYIGTGKLEELRRLVEEAGATLVVFDNDLSPSQIRNIEKIVGVKIIDRSELILDIFAGRATTAAARLQVELAQLEYTYPRLRAMWSHLGQITGGAPLGIGTRGPGETQIETDRRLVQRRKSVLKARLAEVLARRVREVAHRRAEHRTVCLVGYTNAGKSTLFNALTGPTGGGGAYADDRLFATLTTRTRRWPLGSGQEALLSDTVGFVRDLPHHLIASFRATLEEAIHADLLLIVIDVSDPMAPMQLDIVRETLADLLRDDPLRPRERTIADESATWVEQERDEDPPAIDPDLPRHILVLNKVDRLEDESELALWHQRDPSAIAISARTGRGLEELREMVQDRLAGEMVEIEFAAPWSAAKAIAYAESRGEVLGRDYETGGVRLRLRIGRSHLDRLRSMGLAV, encoded by the coding sequence ATGACATCAATATCCCAGGAACAACTCCAGGCCCGCTCGCTTGCCGAACGAGCCGTGCTCGTCGCGTGCCACCTGCCCGGCTCGCGCTTTGATGCGCGCGATCCGCTGGGTGAACTGCGCGACCTGGCCGAGACGGCCGGCGCGACGGTGGTGGGCGAGGCGATCCAGAATCGCCGCACGCCCGACGCGGGGACGTACATCGGCACGGGCAAACTTGAGGAACTTCGACGCCTCGTCGAAGAGGCCGGCGCGACGCTGGTCGTCTTCGACAACGACCTGAGCCCGTCGCAGATCCGCAACATCGAGAAGATCGTCGGCGTGAAGATCATCGATCGCAGCGAACTGATTCTCGACATCTTCGCCGGGCGGGCGACGACGGCGGCAGCGCGCCTGCAGGTCGAGCTGGCGCAGCTCGAATACACCTACCCGCGCCTGCGGGCCATGTGGTCGCACCTCGGCCAGATCACGGGTGGCGCGCCGCTGGGCATCGGCACGCGCGGCCCGGGCGAAACGCAGATCGAGACCGACCGCCGCCTCGTGCAGCGGCGCAAGAGCGTGCTCAAGGCGCGACTGGCCGAAGTGCTGGCGCGGCGCGTGCGCGAAGTGGCCCACCGGCGAGCCGAGCACCGCACCGTCTGCCTCGTCGGCTACACGAACGCGGGCAAATCGACGCTCTTCAACGCCTTGACGGGCCCGACGGGCGGCGGCGGGGCGTATGCCGACGATCGCCTGTTTGCGACGCTGACGACGCGTACGCGCCGCTGGCCGCTGGGCAGCGGCCAGGAAGCGCTGCTCTCCGACACGGTCGGTTTCGTGCGCGATTTGCCGCACCATCTCATCGCGTCGTTTCGGGCCACGCTCGAAGAGGCGATCCACGCGGACCTGCTGCTCATCGTCATCGACGTGTCAGACCCGATGGCGCCGATGCAGCTTGACATCGTGCGCGAAACGCTGGCGGATCTGCTGCGCGACGACCCCCTGCGGCCGCGCGAGCGGACCATCGCCGATGAGAGCGCGACGTGGGTTGAGCAGGAGCGCGACGAAGACCCGCCGGCGATCGACCCCGATCTGCCGCGGCACATTCTCGTGCTCAACAAGGTCGATCGGCTCGAGGATGAATCCGAACTGGCGCTGTGGCATCAGCGCGATCCTTCCGCGATCGCCATCAGCGCCCGGACCGGTCGCGGGCTCGAGGAGCTGCGCGAGATGGTGCAGGACCGGCTTGCGGGCGAGATGGTCGAGATCGAGTTCGCCGCGCCCTGGTCGGCGGCCAAGGCGATCGCCTATGCCGAATCGCGCGGCGAAGTGCTCGGGCGCGACTACGAGACCGGCGGGGTGAGGCTGCGCTTGCGCATCGGCCGCTCGCACCTCGATCGCCTGCGTTCGATGGGGCTCGCGGTGTGA
- a CDS encoding flagellar biosynthesis anti-sigma factor FlgM, which translates to MSGIAPLGPGTLSQADSYQYRSNGAAVSGEARTSHSERGADSIELSPTARRVLLLERLLSDPPVRQELIDRVRQEIESGRYNLDSKIDRVVDEIWNDHFADDTTA; encoded by the coding sequence ATGAGCGGCATCGCTCCACTCGGGCCCGGGACGCTGTCCCAGGCCGACTCATACCAGTATAGATCAAACGGCGCGGCCGTTTCAGGAGAAGCACGCACCTCGCACAGCGAGCGCGGCGCGGATTCGATCGAACTTTCTCCCACGGCCCGGCGCGTGCTGCTGCTCGAACGCCTGCTGAGCGACCCGCCGGTGCGCCAGGAGTTGATCGATCGGGTTCGCCAGGAGATCGAGTCCGGCCGATACAACCTCGACAGCAAGATCGACCGCGTCGTCGATGAGATCTGGAACGACCACTTCGCGGACGACACGACTGCGTAG
- a CDS encoding amidohydrolase family protein: protein MNIRSRRLARAFAAIAAGAAASMTAAQSIQIPGEPQSRPVAIINATIHPVSSAPIENGFVVFKDGVIIEVGSGAFPHSGPEQVEIIDAKGRHLYPGLISADTTIGLSEIGAVRATNDMGETGQVTPEVRAAVAVNPDSALIPVARANGILTVLTVPQSGVVSGYCSIIRMDGWTTEELTINDRAGLVIRWPNVRPRTAWWIQESEEEQLKQARERLDQIEHLFRDAAAYLRARKADAQLPIDLRLESMAPAIDGFAPVFIHASDSAEIESAVAWANRWRLKPIIVGGADLGQCIDLLKAHEVPVIIVGTHRMPSRRDAAYDEPFTLPERLRQAGVRFCIASGEEPAHERNLPYHAAKAVAYGLPADEGLRAVTLSAAEILGVGETLGSIEAGKVATLILTTGNPLEITSDVVAAWIDGSPVDLDNKQKALDRKYRHRYGQP, encoded by the coding sequence ATGAACATTCGAAGCAGGCGACTTGCCCGTGCATTTGCAGCGATTGCCGCCGGCGCCGCGGCCTCGATGACTGCGGCGCAGTCGATTCAGATTCCCGGCGAGCCGCAGAGCAGGCCGGTGGCGATCATCAACGCGACGATCCACCCCGTCTCCAGCGCACCCATCGAGAACGGATTTGTCGTCTTTAAGGACGGCGTGATCATCGAGGTCGGCTCAGGCGCTTTCCCCCACTCCGGGCCGGAGCAGGTGGAGATCATCGACGCCAAAGGCCGGCACCTCTACCCCGGCCTGATCAGCGCGGACACCACCATCGGCCTGAGCGAGATCGGCGCCGTGCGCGCGACCAACGACATGGGCGAGACCGGGCAGGTTACACCCGAGGTGCGGGCGGCGGTCGCGGTCAATCCCGACAGCGCTCTCATTCCTGTTGCGCGCGCCAACGGCATCCTCACCGTTCTGACGGTGCCGCAAAGCGGCGTGGTCTCCGGATACTGCTCGATCATTCGCATGGACGGCTGGACCACGGAGGAACTCACGATCAACGATCGCGCCGGGCTGGTGATCCGCTGGCCCAACGTGCGGCCTCGCACCGCGTGGTGGATCCAGGAAAGCGAAGAGGAACAACTCAAGCAGGCGCGCGAGCGGCTCGACCAGATCGAGCATCTCTTCCGCGACGCCGCCGCATACCTGCGGGCGCGAAAAGCGGATGCGCAGCTGCCCATCGATCTTCGTCTCGAGTCCATGGCGCCCGCGATTGACGGCTTCGCGCCGGTGTTCATCCACGCCAGTGATTCGGCGGAGATCGAATCCGCCGTGGCGTGGGCGAATCGATGGCGCCTCAAGCCCATCATCGTCGGCGGCGCGGATCTGGGTCAATGCATCGATCTGCTCAAGGCGCACGAAGTGCCCGTGATCATCGTCGGCACGCATCGCATGCCGTCGCGCCGCGACGCCGCGTACGACGAACCGTTCACGCTGCCCGAGCGCCTGCGGCAGGCGGGGGTGCGCTTCTGCATCGCCAGCGGCGAAGAACCGGCGCACGAGCGCAACCTCCCCTACCACGCGGCGAAAGCCGTCGCCTACGGCCTGCCGGCGGACGAGGGGCTGCGCGCGGTGACGCTCAGCGCCGCCGAAATCCTCGGCGTCGGCGAAACGCTCGGCTCGATCGAAGCAGGAAAGGTCGCCACGCTGATCCTCACGACCGGCAACCCGCTTGAGATCACATCGGATGTGGTCGCCGCGTGGATCGACGGCAGCCCCGTCGATCTCGACAACAAGCAGAAGGCGCTCGACCGCAAATACCGGCACCGCTACGGACAGCCATGA
- a CDS encoding alpha/beta fold hydrolase — protein sequence MTQREPARQDGPPAPEMQFCWIDSGEAQLATSIDLPRSEAPWPVVVLVHGFSGDRIGRSYHFVEFGRMLGALGIACVRFDHAGCGESTGDQRLYSMATVERDCLAVARWLARDDRFDMSRLGVVGSSLGALGGLMMAAEFGARGLLLWAPVCDLPGITAVAAPREMVQQSLESIGFAPFKGIRIGPSYFDHLDHLDPARHIRSLKAPVFIAHARDDQAVPIEHSNQYVHLCRSAGVACELMEFEGMTHDFHEEPVRSQLLRASVDRLSRWLTQPGG from the coding sequence ATGACGCAGCGTGAACCAGCACGGCAGGACGGCCCTCCCGCGCCGGAGATGCAGTTCTGCTGGATCGATTCGGGCGAGGCGCAACTGGCAACGTCGATCGACCTGCCGCGCAGCGAAGCGCCCTGGCCGGTGGTGGTGCTGGTGCACGGCTTCAGCGGCGACCGCATCGGCCGCAGTTACCACTTCGTCGAGTTCGGCCGCATGCTCGGCGCGCTGGGCATCGCCTGCGTGCGCTTCGACCACGCCGGCTGCGGCGAATCGACCGGCGACCAGCGGCTCTACAGCATGGCCACCGTCGAGCGCGACTGCCTGGCCGTGGCCCGCTGGCTGGCGCGCGATGATCGCTTTGACATGAGCCGCCTCGGCGTGGTCGGCTCGAGCCTGGGCGCCCTGGGCGGGCTGATGATGGCGGCGGAGTTCGGCGCGCGGGGCCTGCTGCTCTGGGCGCCGGTGTGCGATCTGCCGGGCATCACGGCTGTGGCGGCCCCGCGCGAGATGGTGCAGCAGTCGCTTGAGTCGATCGGCTTTGCGCCCTTCAAGGGCATCCGCATCGGGCCGAGTTACTTCGATCACCTCGATCATCTCGATCCGGCCAGGCACATCCGGTCGCTCAAGGCGCCGGTCTTCATCGCCCACGCGCGCGATGATCAGGCCGTGCCCATCGAGCACTCGAACCAGTACGTCCACCTGTGCCGATCGGCGGGCGTGGCGTGCGAACTGATGGAGTTTGAGGGCATGACGCACGACTTTCACGAGGAGCCGGTGCGCTCGCAGCTGCTTCGCGCCTCGGTCGATCGGCTGAGCCGATGGCTGACGCAGCCGGGCGGCTAG
- a CDS encoding SDR family NAD(P)-dependent oxidoreductase, which translates to MPQPLRILITGASSGIGRALADHYGSAGHTVGAAARRGELLADLARQHPSVEPLQVDVSDAAGMDRTIRNFAQARGGLDLVFVNAGIGQRSEAEGWDPGRTRQIIDVNIIGATNTIVPAVEVMLAHGGGRIVGISSLAGRTPLPHAAAYGASKAWLAFYLDSLDMDLGARGVHCSIVMPGYVATPMVDGADAALVSPGARRAAAMIAERVARGDRIIRFPRRVAMLTSLAMLAPRSMRINSQLKRLAKRKHQRGRSQ; encoded by the coding sequence TTGCCGCAACCGCTTCGCATCCTGATCACCGGCGCCTCCAGCGGCATCGGGCGCGCGCTCGCGGACCACTACGGATCTGCCGGGCACACCGTCGGCGCCGCGGCGCGGCGGGGTGAACTGCTTGCCGATCTCGCCCGGCAGCATCCATCCGTCGAGCCGCTGCAGGTGGATGTTTCGGACGCGGCTGGCATGGACCGCACCATCCGCAACTTTGCCCAGGCGCGTGGCGGGCTCGATCTCGTCTTCGTCAACGCCGGCATCGGCCAGCGCAGCGAGGCCGAAGGCTGGGACCCCGGCCGCACGCGGCAGATTATCGACGTCAACATCATCGGCGCGACCAACACCATCGTCCCGGCTGTGGAGGTCATGCTCGCGCACGGCGGCGGGCGGATCGTGGGCATTTCTTCGCTGGCCGGCCGCACGCCTTTGCCTCACGCGGCGGCCTACGGCGCGAGCAAGGCGTGGCTGGCGTTCTATCTCGATTCGCTCGACATGGACCTCGGGGCGCGCGGCGTGCACTGCTCGATCGTGATGCCCGGCTACGTCGCCACGCCGATGGTGGACGGCGCCGACGCGGCCCTCGTCTCTCCGGGCGCCCGGCGGGCCGCAGCGATGATCGCCGAAAGAGTCGCGCGCGGCGACCGGATCATCCGTTTCCCGCGCCGCGTCGCGATGCTTACTTCGCTGGCCATGCTCGCGCCGCGCTCGATGCGCATCAACTCTCAACTCAAGCGGCTGGCGAAGCGCAAGCACCAGCGGGGCCGGTCGCAATGA